Below is a window of Agrobacterium vitis DNA.
CACAGAAACAGGCGTAACCGAGACAGGCGCGACGGACGAAGCGGACGGCATAGAACGGTACGTTGGCTTTGCCGCGCCATCTACTGGCGCCGGAACCGCACTATCTGGCGCAGCAACAGCAGATGGTTGCCCACCATCCGCCGGGGCAAAGCTCAAAGCATAGCCCAACCGATTGTCATAGCCATGCCCGGCGGTCGGATTGCCGGGCGTCCAGCCCGCCGGGCGTTCGTAGCTCATCAGGGCGCTCACCGCATCCTGCACATTGCCGGAGGCAAAGAACTTGTCGCCCGCAGATTTTTCCGTGCTTTTCAGCTCGCTGACGGCAAAATCAAGCTGCGTTGGCAGATCGACGACATTCCGGCCCGATTTCGCTGCAAATTGCCGCAAGGCCGTCTGGCGATCACCGCGCCATTGCATGATGCCAAAGGCAGAGCCATTGTCACCGCTGGCTTGCGTATTAAACGCGCTTTCCTGCATTCCGTGGCCAACAAAGGCCGCCGCCTGCGCGGGAGAAAACCCGTGTTGGGCGACAAGATAATCGCGCGCCTTGGCCGCTTCCGCATTCGCCGCTTTCGGATTGACAAGGCGGCCTTGGCGCGGCCCATCAACAGGCCCAACAGCATCACCCGTAACCGTCGAAGCACCCGGCGCACCGGCCAACGCATCGGCTTTACCGGCTTTCTGCCCCGCCGCCACCGCTTCCCGATCTGCACGTTGCCCGAATTCGTCGGCCACTCGGGCAAGGCCAACGGCCACTTTGCGCTCCAGCTCGCCGTCATCGCGCGGACTGGGCAGCACCCCTTCCTGCAAAATCGGCTGCACACGAAAAGGCCGGTATCCGACCGGCTGGGGCAATCTGTTCGCCATGGTCAGCTCACTTTCGACGTTTTATAGAGGCCTTGGTTGGAAATAGATGCGCCGGTGCTGAACAGGCTGGTGGCAGCGTTGACCCAGCCGCCAAGCCGGGCTTTTCCTGCCATCTTCCGGTAATTTCGCTCACGGTCGGAAAGCTGCGCTTGTGTCGTCTGCTGCGTTCCCACCTGGGTGGCCGTGCCGAGATCTGCTTCACGGAAGGCTTCCTTGCGCGCCTGGTTGGGTGTCCCGAACGAAAGATCAGTCCCCGACGCCGCATAGGCAACATCCTGCTGCCCAACCTGATCCACCATCGCCTGCTTGATCGAACTTCGCCGCGATATCCCTTCCAGCGTCGTGAGCCGCTGGTTTGATTGGGCTTCCGTCGCCGCCTGCTCATAGCCTTCCGCCTGCGCATTCCCGGCGGAAACGGCAGAGACGGCGCTCAACACGCCCGCCGTCCCCTGCAAAATGGAGCTGATGGAAAGCCCGCTGGAGACCGCGCCAACGGTTCCACCAACAGTACCCGCCGTTCCCACCGCACTGCCAACCGTCGCAGCCGTTCCAGCCGCCGCCGACCCGCCACCAAAAAGCCCGCCCAATGCAGCAAGAGTTGTTTCAACCATCAGAGTTTGACCTTCGGAACATAATCGCGGAGCCGCAGCCGCCCCGGCCGCGTTTGTGTGATGGTCAATGTTGGGCCAGTTTTCACCCCGTTCAGTCCGGCAATGATCAGATGGCCGGTGTAGCCGCTCCAGGGCGCAGTCAGATCATCCGTCATCCGGCTCAGAGGGATGTTGCGGGCTGGCCTCCCGTTCGCGCCGATGGCAATGCTATCGGTGTCGATCACATAGAGATCGAGCGCCTTCACCTGGCCGGGCCGCCGCACAACGGTATCGTCCTGATTGACACGCACATAAGGCATGCTCTCGCAAACTGGCGGTTCCCAAAGGCCGACTTTCAAGGATGCGCTAGGAAAATCCGTGGTAATTTGCCCACCGACCACGGTGAAAGGCCCGTCGAAATTGCGATTGGCCTCAATCCACACGGTCTGACCTTCCAGCACGTCGAGGCCTGATGCCATGCCACTGGCATTCGTCGAAACGGTCAACGTCGCCTGAAACACCGTATCGGCGGCTTCCGCCAGCACTTCCAGCCGGGTCGCGCCGCCACGCTTCACCATCACCCACACCTGTTCTTGTCCATCGACACAATGGCCCAGCACAGTTCCACCGCCATGCACGCCCCATTCGGCCGCGGCGATCATCGTCTGTTCATCGGCCAGCATCTTGTTAACGATGATGCAGGCCATCCGGCCATCGTCGCGCCGGTGCCAGATCCGGGTGGATGTCGATCCAGCAATTTTCCGCTGCACCATTTGGTTGGCAATATCGCGGACAAGATCCTTGCTCAGATCGTTTTGCCGGGTCGGATTATAACTTTCCGAAACCGCGTCATAGGAGACCGAGTAAAGCGCCCCGCCATCGGCGGAAACAAAAAACACCATTCCGTCAACCGAAACCGGCTTGCAATTCTTTTTAGAGCCAACTTCGGAAGCACGAACCCAGTTCAGCGCCGCATTGCGCTCAATGGTTCGGTTCGAGGCAAACCATTCTGCTTGATCGGTGAACAGCACCAGATAGGTGTTATCAAGCACATGCAGCACGGTTTCGGATGTCGATGTCCGCAGCGCTTCCAGCCGGGCGCCGCTATCGGCCGTGTTCTTGATGTTGAGCGTAAAATATTCGCCGGTCTGGCTCATGGCGACGGCGGCTTGTTTCGCTTTTGGGCTGATATAGATACCGCGATCCTGATAAATTCCCATGCCGCGAAACCCGCCGCGCGTGGACGAAATCAGCGCCTCGCCGTCTGTTTCGCCAATCTGCACATGTGCGACCAGCGCCGAGGCGGAGGATGTATTCACCACCTGCACGTCAAAATCATATTCGTCACCCGCCAGACTGCCCGAAAAGGTTACGGTCAGACGGCGGTAATTGTCGGAATTTTCCACATAGGCCACCGCCACGTCGGCCTCGAAACCGGCCAGCGTGTTGATTGCCGCCTGCAAATTGACCGCAAACAGGTTCCAGATGTCAGAGCCGCCGCCGGGCGCCGCCGGCGTGCCATCTGTATTGAGCAGCCGCACCGCGCTTGTGGTGTTTCCATCGACTTTAACACTGACGGTCAACTGGTTAACGCCATCCGCCCAACGAATGTAGATATCCCAGATATCGTTCGTCTTGGTATAGCTACCACCCAGATCCACATCCGGGATATATTCCCAAGGCCAGTCGCTCAGCGTCCATACGGTATCATTGGTGCTGTTGCGCAGCAGCCGGTAACCCTTGCCATCGTTCAAATCCTGATGGAAAATCCCGAATGTATTGGCCTCCCCAAAAAATTCGAGATCCGGCACCATGGCGCTGGTAATGGCCGCAATGGCAATTTCCGCCACCTTCACCCGGTCATAACGCCAGATATCGACATAGCCGGGCGTAAACACCAGCGTGTAGGACAAGCCCACCTGCACCTTGAGCACCCCGGCTTTCAGGATATCCGAGCGCAGGGCGGCAATGTCAAAGCTACCGGGCAGATTGGCAAAGCCGGATTGCGGAATGGGTTCGAACCCCTTCATGACCAGCGCGCCGGAATAATATTGCTTGAGATTGACCTTACCGGCCAGATCCTCGGAAAGCTGCCCGGCATTGGCCGAGCTTTTGAATGGACCGCTGATCGCCGCCATTTACCACCTCCCATACCAGGCGTCACCAGCGCCGCCAGCACCTTGCGGGCGCACAGTGGTCAGCGGACTATTGTCGGCCATCGGTTCACCCACTGGGCGCGAGGTCTTGTCCTGCGCCATCAACCGGCCAAACAGCCCGCCGCCGCCCTGTTGCGAGGGCGACCCGAAAGCCTCTTGCAATCGCGCATCCCGCAAATTCTCATCCTGCCAGACAGGCACGGCCAGATAGCCGCCAAAGGCCACCACAAACGCCGCCCGAAAATCCGGCGGCCAGATATCTGGCGACACCAAAACTTTGCACAGCGACCACGTTTGGGTGCAATTGGCAAAGAGAAGGCCTTCTTCAATGGTAAATTCGCGCAACGGGCGCGGACTGGCCCCGGCCTGATCCATGATTTTCAGCGGATTGCCGATCCGAACACCCGGCAAATCGAAGGCATGGCGCCAACCGTTTTCCGGCTCTTCCTCCCGCAAGCGGTTTTTGAAGGTCTTGAGCGAAAAGCTCCAGTCATGCAGCCCGAAAATATGATCGACAGTCCGTTGCCAGACCAAAGCGACATTTTCCGAAAGCTCCGATCCGTCATCGACCGAAAACACCGGGCCAACACCGATATCGGCCAACGTCATATTGATGATTGTCGGTTTATCGATTGTCATGGCAACCACCTGAAACAGAAAGGGACCGTGGCAGATTAGCCGCCACGGCCCCTTGTTCAGTGCATCTGCCCCGCCAGTTCGGCGGATCAGTCCGCCGTGGTGTCGCCGGTCACATCCGTCACGGTGACATTGCCGGTTGCCGGCACAGTCGCCACCTTGATCCGCACATATTCCGGCGTGCCGTCGCAATCGACCACCGCGTTGATGATAGAATGCGGCGTCAGGTCATCCCGGCTGGCATTGAAGAAACCAGCCGTCAACACTTCCGCTTTGGTGTGGTCGGTCGCATAGTTGAAAAACTTGATGATCCGCGTATTGCTCAGCATCACCGGGCGGCCTGCCGAAACGAGGTCATACTTGATATGAGCCATGGTCCTGTTCCTGTTGAATGGAGAAGAGAAGCAATCCGGGCCGGACAAACCAGCCAGGATTAGCGCTTATTCGTTGATCTTCACGGCCTTGTTGATGGCCAGCATGCGAATGCGCTTCACGCCTTCCGGCAGAATGCCCACCGCCGCCGCCGAAAGCTGGACCTTGCCCAACCAGGGCGAACCCTTCAGGGTCGGAACCTGATCAATGGTCATGTTCTCCTGATCCCATTCCACTTCGCAGCCCATGCTATCCTTGGTCCAGGCAAAGGCATCGAGATAGCCCGTGCCGTTGAAGGGCAGACCATTGGAGCCGGTCCCGAAAGCACCCGTGCCGAAGCTGAAATATTCGTTTGGCAACGTCACGAAATGCGTGCCTTGGAATGTCTTCTTCTTCATCTTGCTGGCCTTGGCGAAAGGCAGGTCAGCAGGGCCGGTGTAATCGGCATTGGAGAAATGCTTGTTGAAGCACAATTGCGTCATCCAGACCTGCGGAATGGCGCAGAAGGCTTCCTCATCCGATCCGGTACCGGCGATGCTGTCACCAATATAGGCCGCAAATTCCACATCGATTTTCGCCGTACCGTCACCGATGGTCTCCACCGTGGACGGCGTATCGGCCAGGGTGGATGTGGCATTGGCGAACGTGTTGAGCGCCGTCAGCTTGATGGTGTCGCGCTTCATGCGCACGGCCTGGGTCAGCAATTTGGAAATGCCGTCCTGCTGGCTTGGCCCCATCTTGCGCAGATCCTGCTGGAACCACGTCGCCGCCGCTTCATAGTCGGACAGGGACAGCGTGATGGTGTCCATGTTCACTTCGCTGGGGTCGATATCCTGCAAGGCGCGGGAAATCAGATACATGGGAATGCGGCCGCCAAGAACCGGGAATTTAACGACACCCGCGCCGCCATCGCCCCGGATCATCGTATCGTCGAGATAGCCGCCAAGCGCCATATAGCGCACGCGCACCATGTCGCGGATTTTTTCTACAAACCAATTCGGTGCAGAAGACATGAGAAACCCTCAATGTTTGTGATGGACGAAATCACCGTGAGGGCCGATTAGCCGGAGCTTGCGGCGGGTCCGGTAAAGGATAGCCGCCGCGTCGTCCAGGTCGCTCCCGTCCGGTAGCAATTGCATGTTGCCACCGGGCGGGAACCGTTCAGTGCGTCAGCCGATCAGCCGCTGATAATCCGCTTGCAGCGCGTCATGGCTGGCCTTGTCGAATTTCGGGCTGCCGGGGGTATTTTCCGGCAACGCCGCACGGCGTGACAGTTCCGCCCGCGCATCATTACCGCCGCCAGCACCCGGCAGACCCATGGCAGGCCCCTTGTGACCGCCAGAACCTTGCGCCCGAAGGAATTCAATGAATTCATGCCCGCGCGCGCTATCGCCCAGCATGGCCTTGGCAAAATCACCGGCTTCCTTGGAAAGCCCGCCCTTTTCCTTGCCCATGGCCACCATCTGGTCGACATAGGCAAAGTTTTCATTCATCCGCTTTTCAACGGCGATCTTCTGCTGCGCTTCCGGTAGATGCTTGGCATTCTCCGGCACCAGGGCTTGCCGTTCGGCCACCACGTCAATGGGCGGTTCCAGCAAATTCATTTCAGCCGAGACAGAAAGGAAACTCTGCACCATAGCCTGAAAGGCTGGCACCGATATCTTATGCTCCAGAGCCTTGTCGCTGACCCGCTTGAACAGGTCATCGTCTTTCAACGTATCCAGATGGACTTTGATATTTTCGGGAACCTCCCCCGAAAACTCGCTATACGCTTTCGGATCGTCCGGAATTTTCGCATCCGCATCCCGCGTGCGATAACCGTCGAGCGCCTTTTTCATGTTGTCGATTGTCTGCTGATCGTTGGCACCAAGCATATGATCGGGCAGGCCTTCGGGGCGATAGATCGAAGGAGCGGCGGCGGTTGACCCGTCCGCCGCCGCCCCTTCTGCTGCACCGGGTGGCGATGGAGGCGCGCCCGGCGTTGCATCGGCAGCGTTCTGGGAGGAGGAAGAACCCGCCGAAGGTGTTGCGGCCGCACCGGCGGCCGGAGCGTCACCGCCCCCGCTACCAGCGCCGTCCGCGTCAAAGAAAATCTGTGGCATGCCACGCAAAAGATGCTTCATGATCCAGCTCCATTCTGGGATTGTTTACGGGTGGAATTGATCTGGCTTCCCTTGGCAATTGCCTTCAGGATCACCTCGGCAAATCCGTTGATGCCTTGGCGCGTTGCGCCCATCAGGGCGCTTTGCTCAATGGTTGCGCCGGTAATGCGCAGGGGCTGGCGGATGGAAATATCCATCATCCATTCGAACATCTTTCGGCCATGCGCGGTCTGGGACAGCCCCCACATGAATTCCGCCAGATCGTCTTCCGGCTTCAATTCATCCTTGGGACCGTCAAGATTAAACAGGCCTTCCAGCCCTTCCCAGCCATTTCCGGCCACACCTTGTTCCAGCAAATCAAGCGGCTGCGCCTCTCGGCCCGCGATAAATGGCCCCGTCATGCCGCCGCCCTCATATCCTGCGCCGCCGCATCACCAACCACTTTAGGGGCCTGCTTGGCGGCTTCCTGCGCAAACATTGCAGCCATTTGCTGCTGTTGCTCCTGCTGTATTTGAGCCATGATCGCCTGTTTTTCTTCCTCATTCGGGATCAAATCCTTGTCGATCTGCAATCCTTCACCGATCCGCTCCATGATCTTGTCCATGTTCTCATAGAGCCTAGCCTGTTCCGGCCCGACGAAATTCGCCACGAGATCATGGTAGTTGGCGATGGCATTCAGCCGGTCAGCATTCAGGGCCGCCTTCATGGGCGAGCGCACCGAGATCGCAATCAGCAGGTCATCGACATTGGCAACCATCGGCAGAATGCCGAACCCAGACAGGATTTCCGCCACGCGCGGCACGATGACAGGCATGATCTCATTCACCAGCCGCCCGAAGGCACCGATATGGATGTTTGCCCCTTGCTGCATCCGCCCGGTCATTTCCGAGGCAGAACGCGGCGTACCCTGATATTCCGGCAGGCGGTTGTCAAACGTGGCCTGCTTGATCTGGCTTTGCAGATCGCCAACCAGCACATTCGCCACATTCATGTTGCCGGGCGTATCCAGCCGCGACACATCCGGCCCCATCATGCCGCCGGTCGATTGCATCGCCCAGAATTCACCAGGCCCCATCCGCACATTGTTGGGGTTGAACGTACCGCCCGACCGATAAGCCCAGATACCCAGCATCGAAATCGCCGCTGTTTTCAGCGCCAGTTCCTGCACCTTGTTCAGGGTTTTAATGGTCGGCAACGCCGTCAGGATCACGCCCCGGCCATAAGCTTCGCCTGGCACACGATAGTAGCGCGGCACGGCAATCGGCTGGGTGCGATAGCGTTCATGCCGGATCGGCACGGCGCTCTTGTCGACATAGGCGACGAAATGCCAGCCGCCGCCGGGCAGGCTATCAGCGTAGAAATCCTGATAGAGCGTCGTCTCATCGGAAGCGTGGGATTTCGCTTTTTCCTTCACATCGTCAGGGAAATCCCCATCCGGGAACGCGCCCACCAGCTGCTCGTATTCGATCTGCTGTTTCCAGCTGACGTAATTCACCCGGCCAAAGGCATCGACACCAATCGCCAGCTGGTCGAACGGAATGGCGCAGAACATCACCGGCTTGTCGGGCGTTCCCTTCACCGGCAGAATGGCACCGGTTCCCACCGAAAGATCGACGCACATTTCATGAACCGCCGTATCCCAGTCACCCGCCAGAAAAAACGGATGGATCAGGGTCGAGGTCTCGTAAAGGATGCGGTCGAGCTGCTTTCGGTCCGGCGCGGAAAGCTTCATGGCCGCCAGCGGCCCGGTTTCGAGCACAAAGGCAGGCTGACCCGCCGGGAACAAGCTGCGCTGTAGGTTACCGGCAAAGTACATGGCCGACATCGGCGCGGTCATATCAAACAATTTATCGGCGTATTTCAACTTCCCAGCGCCACCAGGGCGGCGCATCGGCACGGCAAAATCATAGGCTTCCTGATAAATCGACGTCCAGGGCGCCCGCTGGCCCCAGATCTTATCCTTGCGCCGGATAACGGATTTCAGATCAAAGGCCGCCATCAGGACAGAACCGCCGTGGCACCGGTCGAGCCGCCATCTTCGAACAGCCTGCGGCCACGCGGCGTGCGCCGGGTCGCAAGGATCTTGCTGTCACTGGTGTTCAATGATTGCAATTGCCGGTCGTTCGCTACCTGCTGGAGCTGCTGGCTTTTTTTCTGCTCATCACTTTGCCCGCCGCCGAACAACCCCTTAACCGTGTTTGACATGCTTCCCGCTCCACTTCCACAGCGTCCCGCCAGCGGGCGTAAAGCCCACAAGGCGCGCCATGCGCGAACCGGTCTTGTTGCCGTCCATCACATGGCAGATGATCACGGCCCCAGTGTCGACCAGCCGGGCGAGCGTTAAGTGGGCGAAGCGGCACAGTTCGAGCATCCTCTCGCGTGCGCGTGCGCGTAAGGCCAGCGCGAATTCCCAAGTGCCGTCCCCACGGCTCACGAGAAACGCCATCGCCAGCAACCCGTCATCATCGAAAATCGAAATGCTATCGCCGTTCTGATGCTGCCAAAGGAACACCTTCCGCGTCACCGACCACGGCCCGGCCATGTCAAGGCAATCCGTCAGCAGCGCCGGACTTTCAAACCTCAGACATCCCATACCGAGAAATCCCGTTTCGGGCCGGTCGCGCGGTCTTGCCGATGGCGATGCAGGTTTTCGACATTCGACGGCAAGGTGGATTGAGCCGCATGGGCCGTCAGAGCGGCAATGCCGAGAATACCAAGGCAGCGATATTGCTCACCGTCATGCGGGTGAGAGTAACTGTTTTTGACAACTAGCCCCTTGTCCGTCTCAGAGGTTGAGGTCTTTTTCGTAAACTTGTAGTGGGCCGCAAATCCGCCACGAATAACCTTGCAACCAGGGTCGATGATGTATCCCGGCGTGTTGTTATCCAGCCGAAGCCCAAGGTAATGCTTCACCGCCTCTTGGCGAATAGATGGCTCATTCGACGGCGCGGGATTGATCTGAAAGCGCACCACGCTTTGCAACGTGTTGATCCAGTGGAATTCACCCGTGGAGCTATCGGCCCCATACCACGCCGAAGGGTCACCCCACGCATGCACGAAGGCAGCACCCGCAAACCGCCCCATCATCAGCGCGACCATCATATGGCCAAAGCGTGTTGGCCCGGTTCCCGGCGGTGCAACCAGCTCGGCCAGCAATCTGTTCTGCCCGCTTGGCGACAACTGCCCAAAGGTCGCCGCTGGCGAACCGCCTGCGTCAATCCCGATCGTCAAACCCAGCTGTGGGACAAATTGTATTTCCTGATCGGCACAATGAAATTCAACCGAAAAATCATCTTCATAGACCGGAGTTCCATCCTTGGCATAGGCCGGCAACGAATGAACCATTCGACGCACAACAGCCTTATCCTTGGTAATCGCCTCTTCCTTTTGGTAGGAACTTCGCGGCTTGCCAGCCCTATTCTCAGCATGGGGAGATAGCCCGCCGGGTTGCCAGAACCCATTCCAGCCTGGCGTAATATCCTGCACGATAATTCCCGGTTTCCCCTCTTGCCCGAAAGGGATCGTATAGGCAGGATGATCCATATCCGGCGGGTTCATATCCCCCCAGGCAATCTGAGGGACGACCAATTCGGTATCCGAAATCTCCAAACCCATACGCCGCATTTGGGCACGGCCATCTTTCGAAACCCGTTCCAGCTCAGATGGAGCAATCATTTCCATCGGGGGATAACGGCCACAACGACCAAGGAAGAGCGGCAGGGTCTTTTCCGGCATCAGGTCATACTCGTTGACCCACGCCATTGAAATTTCATACCCTTTTGCAAACTCCTCAAGATCGTTATCACCGACTGCGCCGGTTTCCATGATATACTGGATCTTGATTTTATCCGCGCCGCGATAAGCTTCCCATTCCAGCGTGTGAACGATGGGACGATCCTGCCCTCCGTCATGCTTGACCTCCCATTCACAACCGAGAGGAAATTTCCCGTACCAGCTTTCCAAGGCTGTCTTCGCAAAGCTCCGATAGGTATTTCGCACGCAGAGCGTTTTCACGCGCACCCAGCCATCCTTGCAGACTGGCATGTACTGCGCCGCAATCATCGGGCCTTTCATCACGGAACAGACTGTTTTGCCTGATCCACCTGGCCCCATAATGACATCAATTGGCCCACGCGATTTCAAAAACGCCGCCCCAATCGGTCCCGGCGGCCGATAATTCTTGATGTCCACACCCATACCCGCAACCCTCCATAAGCCGCCAGAAATCGCGCGCCCGCGCCCGCTCTGTCGAAATAGAGATTAGGTCGGCCACAAATGGGTTCACTGGCAAAGGCCCGGGCGGGCCGGTGTGTGTGAGCCGAGAGGCCCGGGGTGGGGTGGCGCGCGCGGATTTTTGAAGCGCCGCCGCCCGCGCCTGCACACGCACGCGAGGGGGTCCCCACCAGGCGCGACCACGCGGCGGGCGCACGGCGGGGAAATGCCCGCCGGTTCAAACCGCCCTAATGATTTATGATTATTGCGAT
It encodes the following:
- a CDS encoding phage capsid protein, whose amino-acid sequence is MSSAPNWFVEKIRDMVRVRYMALGGYLDDTMIRGDGGAGVVKFPVLGGRIPMYLISRALQDIDPSEVNMDTITLSLSDYEAAATWFQQDLRKMGPSQQDGISKLLTQAVRMKRDTIKLTALNTFANATSTLADTPSTVETIGDGTAKIDVEFAAYIGDSIAGTGSDEEAFCAIPQVWMTQLCFNKHFSNADYTGPADLPFAKASKMKKKTFQGTHFVTLPNEYFSFGTGAFGTGSNGLPFNGTGYLDAFAWTKDSMGCEVEWDQENMTIDQVPTLKGSPWLGKVQLSAAAVGILPEGVKRIRMLAINKAVKINE
- a CDS encoding portal protein, with the translated sequence MAAFDLKSVIRRKDKIWGQRAPWTSIYQEAYDFAVPMRRPGGAGKLKYADKLFDMTAPMSAMYFAGNLQRSLFPAGQPAFVLETGPLAAMKLSAPDRKQLDRILYETSTLIHPFFLAGDWDTAVHEMCVDLSVGTGAILPVKGTPDKPVMFCAIPFDQLAIGVDAFGRVNYVSWKQQIEYEQLVGAFPDGDFPDDVKEKAKSHASDETTLYQDFYADSLPGGGWHFVAYVDKSAVPIRHERYRTQPIAVPRYYRVPGEAYGRGVILTALPTIKTLNKVQELALKTAAISMLGIWAYRSGGTFNPNNVRMGPGEFWAMQSTGGMMGPDVSRLDTPGNMNVANVLVGDLQSQIKQATFDNRLPEYQGTPRSASEMTGRMQQGANIHIGAFGRLVNEIMPVIVPRVAEILSGFGILPMVANVDDLLIAISVRSPMKAALNADRLNAIANYHDLVANFVGPEQARLYENMDKIMERIGEGLQIDKDLIPNEEEKQAIMAQIQQEQQQQMAAMFAQEAAKQAPKVVGDAAAQDMRAAA